One genomic segment of Terrihabitans soli includes these proteins:
- a CDS encoding DUF5131 family protein — MSVNTKIEWARHPKTGKSASWNPILAQTRTGKLGYHCEKKSPACANCYAENFNMRRLPERGTGLPFKPGHMANGDVKLVLDRAALLKPLEWNASRGVFVCSMTDLFAEFVPDTFIDQIFAVMALSPHHVFFVLTKRPDRMRAWCEEEGARIWGLRRAFQTMGCAPNRLEWPLPNVWMGTSVEDQEWAMHRMDDLLATPAALHWISAEPLLGPLFLDRWIDRLGWVVTGGESGRNARPSHPAWFRSLRDQCSGALVPFFFKQWGEYAPTRFDEDGQTADVLPSFAIAVDGTLDEKKPFSLPDIGVKQPRWSPMSRYGKQAAGRVLFGHEHNAMPEAST; from the coding sequence ATGTCCGTTAACACCAAGATCGAATGGGCGCGCCATCCAAAGACCGGCAAGAGCGCATCGTGGAACCCGATCCTCGCGCAGACGCGCACGGGCAAGCTCGGCTATCATTGCGAGAAGAAGAGCCCGGCCTGTGCCAACTGCTACGCCGAAAATTTTAACATGCGGCGTCTGCCCGAGCGCGGCACCGGCCTTCCCTTCAAGCCGGGCCACATGGCCAACGGCGATGTGAAGCTCGTGCTGGACAGGGCCGCGCTGCTCAAGCCGCTCGAATGGAATGCATCCCGCGGCGTCTTCGTCTGCTCGATGACGGACCTTTTCGCCGAGTTCGTGCCCGACACCTTTATCGATCAGATCTTCGCCGTGATGGCGCTGTCGCCGCATCACGTCTTCTTCGTCCTGACAAAGCGGCCCGACCGCATGCGCGCCTGGTGCGAGGAAGAAGGCGCGCGGATATGGGGCCTCCGCCGCGCCTTCCAGACGATGGGCTGCGCGCCGAACCGGCTGGAATGGCCGCTGCCGAATGTCTGGATGGGCACGAGCGTCGAGGATCAGGAATGGGCCATGCACCGCATGGACGATCTGCTTGCAACGCCGGCGGCGCTGCACTGGATCTCTGCCGAGCCGCTGCTCGGCCCGCTCTTCCTCGATCGGTGGATAGATCGCCTCGGATGGGTCGTGACCGGCGGCGAAAGCGGACGCAACGCCCGCCCCTCGCATCCGGCCTGGTTCCGCTCGCTGCGCGATCAGTGCAGTGGCGCGCTCGTCCCGTTCTTCTTCAAGCAATGGGGCGAATACGCGCCGACGCGTTTTGACGAAGACGGCCAGACGGCGGACGTGCTGCCGAGCTTTGCCATCGCGGTCGACGGCACGCTCGATGAGAAAAAGCCGTTCTCTCTGCCCGATATCGGCGTCAAACAGCCCCGATGGTCGCCCATGTCGCGCTACGGCAAGCAGGCCGCGGGCCGCGTTCTGTTCGGCCACGAGCACAACGCTATGCCGGAGGCCAGCACATGA
- a CDS encoding helix-turn-helix domain-containing protein, translating to MATQALKASTAVPSTVKLPNPIDKHVGARVRMRRLLIGMSQEKLGTALGITFQQIQKYEKGANRVGASRLQQMSEVLGVPVSYFFEDANGEAIAPATVGKDSDGISEFLASDQGLRLARNFLRIQSPAVRRRIVELVTDLVPEDVVVPLKRTGTR from the coding sequence ATGGCAACACAAGCACTCAAAGCCTCAACGGCTGTCCCGTCTACGGTCAAACTGCCGAACCCGATCGACAAGCATGTGGGCGCCCGCGTCCGCATGCGCCGCCTTCTCATCGGCATGAGCCAGGAGAAGCTCGGCACGGCGCTCGGCATCACCTTCCAGCAGATCCAGAAATACGAGAAGGGCGCAAACCGCGTCGGCGCATCGCGCCTGCAGCAGATGTCGGAAGTCCTCGGCGTGCCCGTCTCGTATTTCTTCGAAGACGCGAACGGCGAGGCCATCGCGCCGGCGACGGTCGGCAAGGACAGCGACGGGATTTCCGAATTCCTCGCCTCCGATCAGGGTCTGCGCCTGGCGCGCAATTTCCTGCGCATCCAGAGCCCGGCCGTCCGCCGCCGCATCGTCGAACTCGTCACCGATCTCGTGCCGGAGGATGTCGTCGTTCCTCTGAAGCGTACCGGCACGCGCTGA